The proteins below come from a single Fastidiosipila sanguinis genomic window:
- a CDS encoding ABC transporter ATP-binding protein has translation MGILNIENVSYAYNGTKNLVLNDINAEFLPGKFYAIIGKSGAGKSTLLSLLAGLDSPDKGYIKVQGKDIAEAGYTNHRKSNIALVFQSYNLIDYLSPLENIRLVNKDADPQILLDLGLSEEEINRNVLKLSGGQQQRVAIARALVSAAPIILADEPTGNLDEDTANEIIALLKKYALEMNKCVIVVTHSFSLTEMADAVLQLKSKKLKFVRELED, from the coding sequence ATGGGAATTTTAAATATAGAAAATGTAAGTTACGCATATAACGGTACAAAAAATTTAGTTCTTAATGATATCAATGCTGAGTTTTTGCCAGGGAAGTTTTATGCAATTATAGGTAAATCAGGTGCAGGTAAATCTACACTACTGTCATTGTTAGCAGGTTTGGATAGTCCTGATAAAGGATATATAAAAGTTCAAGGCAAAGATATTGCGGAGGCAGGTTATACAAATCATAGAAAATCTAATATTGCCCTAGTTTTCCAAAGCTATAACCTCATCGATTATTTGAGCCCACTGGAGAACATTCGTCTCGTAAACAAGGATGCAGATCCACAAATACTTTTAGATTTAGGTTTGAGTGAGGAAGAGATCAATAGAAATGTTTTGAAACTATCTGGTGGTCAACAGCAGAGAGTTGCAATTGCTAGAGCTTTGGTATCTGCAGCGCCTATTATTTTGGCGGATGAGCCTACAGGTAACCTGGACGAAGATACTGCTAACGAAATAATTGCTCTACTTAAGAAGTACGCACTAGAAATGAATAAATGTGTAATTGTTGTAACTCACAGCTTCAGTTTGACAGAAATGGCAGATGCAGTTTTGCAGTTGAAATCTAAGAAACTTAAATTTGTTAGAGAATTAGAAGATTAA
- a CDS encoding HAMP domain-containing sensor histidine kinase codes for MRRLKILPKTFLYTLSILVTVVLIAHLTIYLVFPALYLENRKNDLSVQADLLAENLYGLSKGEIEKSINLYNRSNDISVSLKDPQNLNPGKLEVPIDDNVGRMPGSDKNSLFIEDRKVKSAEGQELTIQLISSQELFHEAKELTLDILPYSLIVCLISAAILSYIYARRITRPLIDIKSVTRRMKQLEEDAFFEIDSEDEIGEFKSQVNSVYDQLLQIISELQEKNEYMLNTEKQKVDFLRSTSHELKTPLASLRIMLENMQLNIGKYADRDKYLAESINEVDRMTELMSEILNVSKLQEVNSPSEILDLEEVLNEVLAEYKVLIKAKSIKLCVELEGENVYIAKSALKKVLSNLISNAVKYTEESGSIHIYTDQNKLYIENTGKVLSEKELKKVFEIFYRSEIKDKNSLQDGNGLGLYVVKNILDLYGFSYDFKASAAGMVFVIDLMSNK; via the coding sequence ATGCGAAGACTGAAGATTTTACCAAAAACATTTTTATATACTTTGAGTATTCTAGTGACAGTTGTACTTATTGCACACCTGACAATTTACTTAGTTTTCCCAGCTCTTTATTTAGAAAATAGAAAAAATGACCTCAGTGTTCAAGCAGACCTTTTGGCAGAGAATTTATATGGACTGAGTAAGGGCGAAATTGAAAAATCTATAAATCTCTATAATAGAAGTAACGATATTAGTGTTAGCCTGAAAGATCCTCAAAATTTGAATCCAGGTAAACTGGAAGTACCTATAGATGACAATGTAGGTCGTATGCCTGGTAGTGATAAGAACTCATTGTTTATTGAAGATAGGAAAGTAAAAAGTGCTGAAGGGCAAGAACTAACGATTCAACTGATTTCTTCACAGGAACTTTTCCATGAGGCCAAAGAACTTACCCTGGACATTTTGCCATACTCCTTGATTGTATGTTTAATTTCTGCGGCTATACTGTCATATATTTACGCAAGAAGAATAACCAGACCTCTGATAGATATAAAATCAGTTACAAGACGCATGAAGCAATTAGAGGAAGATGCTTTCTTTGAAATTGATTCTGAAGATGAGATTGGTGAGTTTAAATCACAAGTTAATAGTGTATATGATCAGTTGCTACAAATTATTTCTGAGTTGCAAGAGAAAAATGAATACATGCTCAACACAGAAAAGCAGAAAGTAGACTTCTTGCGTAGTACTTCACATGAGCTCAAAACCCCTTTGGCAAGCCTGAGAATTATGCTGGAAAATATGCAGCTTAACATTGGTAAATATGCCGATAGGGATAAGTACCTGGCGGAGAGTATTAATGAAGTCGATAGAATGACTGAACTAATGAGCGAAATACTTAATGTTTCTAAATTGCAAGAAGTTAATAGTCCTAGTGAAATTTTAGATCTCGAAGAAGTTTTGAACGAAGTTCTGGCTGAGTACAAGGTATTGATAAAAGCAAAATCAATCAAACTTTGTGTAGAGTTGGAAGGAGAAAATGTTTACATAGCCAAATCTGCTCTTAAAAAAGTTCTTTCTAATTTAATCAGTAATGCTGTTAAATATACCGAAGAATCTGGGAGTATCCACATTTATACAGACCAAAACAAATTATATATAGAGAACACTGGAAAAGTTCTGAGTGAGAAAGAATTGAAAAAAGTTTTTGAGATCTTCTATAGAAGTGAAATTAAAGATAAGAATTCTCTTCAAGATGGCAATGGATTAGGGCTTTATGTGGTCAAGAATATTTTAGACCTTTATGGATTCAGCTATGATTTTAAGGCAAGTGCTGCGGGAATGGTTTTTGTAATTGACCTTATGAGTAATAAATAG
- the fucO gene encoding lactaldehyde reductase, translating to MAYRMILNERSYFGAGAIENIPVEFKGRGLKKAVVITDKGLLKAGVVDNVTAILDRENIDYEIFDEVNPNPSVDNVKAGVEFVKNANADCLIAIGGGSSMDTAKAVGIIIENPEFADVVSLEGVADTKHKAMMTFAVPTTAGTGAEVTINYVITDTANKRKFVCVDPNDIPDVAFVDSDLMMSMPAKLAAATGMDALTHAIEGYITPGAWEMSDMVHIKAIEMIGANIRAAVKGDPKARENMATGQYIAAMGYSNVGLGLVHGMSHPLSAWYGIAHGQANAILLPTVMRYNKDFTGEKYRDIAKALGVENTESMSIEEARDAACDAVLQIAKDVEMTEKLSDLGVKAEDLPEIAKDALADVCTPGNPREAKLDEILELYKSLM from the coding sequence ATGGCATATAGAATGATTTTAAACGAACGCTCTTACTTCGGAGCAGGGGCAATTGAGAATATTCCAGTAGAGTTTAAAGGACGTGGATTAAAGAAGGCAGTTGTTATTACTGATAAAGGCTTGCTAAAAGCTGGTGTAGTAGATAATGTTACTGCTATTTTGGATAGAGAAAATATTGATTATGAAATTTTCGATGAAGTTAATCCAAACCCATCAGTTGACAATGTTAAAGCAGGTGTAGAATTTGTTAAAAATGCAAATGCAGATTGCTTAATTGCTATAGGTGGTGGTTCTTCAATGGATACAGCAAAAGCTGTTGGTATAATTATTGAAAATCCTGAATTTGCAGATGTTGTCAGCCTAGAAGGTGTTGCAGATACTAAACACAAAGCCATGATGACTTTCGCAGTTCCTACAACAGCAGGTACTGGTGCAGAAGTTACAATCAACTACGTTATTACTGATACAGCTAATAAACGTAAATTTGTTTGTGTAGACCCTAACGATATCCCTGATGTTGCATTTGTAGATAGTGACTTAATGATGTCAATGCCAGCTAAATTAGCAGCAGCTACAGGTATGGATGCTTTGACACACGCTATTGAAGGTTACATCACACCAGGTGCATGGGAAATGAGTGACATGGTTCACATCAAAGCAATTGAAATGATTGGTGCAAATATTAGAGCAGCTGTAAAAGGTGATCCTAAAGCTAGAGAAAATATGGCAACAGGTCAATATATTGCAGCTATGGGATATTCAAACGTAGGATTAGGTTTGGTCCACGGTATGAGTCACCCACTAAGTGCTTGGTACGGAATAGCTCATGGTCAAGCTAATGCAATTTTACTTCCAACAGTAATGCGTTATAACAAAGACTTTACCGGTGAAAAATATAGAGATATTGCAAAAGCTTTAGGCGTAGAAAATACAGAATCTATGTCAATTGAAGAAGCAAGAGATGCAGCTTGTGATGCAGTTCTACAAATTGCTAAAGATGTAGAAATGACAGAGAAATTGTCAGACTTAGGCGTAAAAGCAGAAGATTTACCAGAGATCGCAAAAGATGCTTTGGCAGACGTTTGTACACCAGGAAACCCAAGAGAAGCAAAATTAGATGAAATCCTAGAGTTATACAAATCATTGATGTAG
- a CDS encoding helix-turn-helix domain-containing protein: MGRKPKFSAEVKIKACLEYEDGYESFESIAKKLHADKETVRTWYLKYKQRGETVFNTSNRNKTYPKEFKNMVISEYTNGECSYSELEAKYNISQSVIRGWVNKWYSGIEITDYDPKGDIYTMESRITTYEERLEIVKWVIENNLSYKEAADKYALPYANVYKWTKSYQRNGEEALRYKKRGRKSKSEIDFDNLSEIEKLKIELEKERSLRKRKELELEVLKKKEELERKLQSRK; the protein is encoded by the coding sequence ATGGGAAGGAAACCTAAGTTTAGTGCAGAAGTAAAGATAAAGGCATGCTTGGAATATGAAGATGGCTATGAATCTTTTGAAAGTATTGCTAAGAAATTACATGCGGATAAAGAAACAGTGCGTACCTGGTATTTAAAATACAAACAACGTGGAGAAACTGTATTTAATACGTCGAATCGAAATAAGACATACCCCAAAGAATTCAAGAATATGGTAATAAGTGAGTATACTAATGGAGAATGCTCATATTCTGAATTAGAAGCGAAGTATAACATAAGTCAATCAGTAATAAGAGGATGGGTGAACAAATGGTATAGTGGAATAGAAATAACGGACTATGATCCCAAAGGAGACATCTATACCATGGAATCGAGAATTACCACTTATGAAGAAAGATTAGAAATAGTTAAGTGGGTAATAGAAAATAACTTAAGCTATAAAGAAGCAGCAGATAAATATGCACTACCCTATGCCAACGTGTATAAGTGGACAAAATCATATCAAAGAAATGGAGAAGAAGCCCTAAGATACAAAAAGCGTGGAAGGAAATCCAAGTCTGAAATTGATTTTGATAACCTAAGTGAAATAGAAAAACTCAAAATAGAGCTAGAAAAAGAAAGGTCCTTGCGCAAAAGAAAAGAACTTGAACTAGAAGTTCTTAAAAAAAAAGAAGAATTGGAAAGGAAACTACAATCACGAAAGTAA
- a CDS encoding ABC transporter permease, whose protein sequence is MSIKSRAFKYLTRKTSRSIIMFLLMTLITITLFSSISIHSSVKSLKHSLQYNTNSSFSIESTNGSIAIQDLQFLQNEDIKAKVAKTNYQLEGFASLKEMQVVSTENGVILDEDINAGTTNVLRVSAVQRSNDHRSFIAESFKLVSGRHLNENDQNKILVHEEFAKLNNLKLGDKVKLSKAEFNQEQMYPERNENDGVELYTNEKTQESNQQNNLHHKSKTTQNMTTEPIDYEIVGIFTGETLENFTGTSADISQNHVFTDFHSAQSLSAHESNEKEGDAKSSERASTVRVFAKDAAELDSLYAKVQEALKDNKNVKLVKDANSVSDVLDSIAVVEQIVLIMSLAIFFGGILVLSLLLLLWLRERIHEVAILLSVGKSKSEIIYQFLLELFVLYIPTIVISTLLSAFTTQWMWKAFIADEVSASESIMNAGLGNNLWLNTLITYGVLCLILVIAVLISSFFILKKKPRELLDEII, encoded by the coding sequence ATGTCTATAAAAAGTAGAGCTTTTAAATATTTAACGAGAAAAACCAGCCGAAGTATAATTATGTTCTTGCTGATGACCTTGATAACAATAACTTTGTTTTCTAGTATTTCTATTCACTCATCAGTGAAGTCGCTTAAACACAGCTTGCAATATAATACGAACTCTTCATTTAGCATAGAAAGCACAAATGGTAGCATAGCAATCCAAGATCTTCAGTTTTTGCAAAATGAAGATATCAAAGCGAAAGTAGCCAAGACTAACTATCAACTAGAAGGATTTGCTAGCTTAAAAGAGATGCAAGTTGTTTCAACCGAGAATGGTGTAATTCTAGATGAGGATATTAACGCTGGAACAACTAATGTGTTGAGAGTATCAGCAGTTCAAAGATCAAATGACCATAGAAGTTTCATAGCAGAAAGCTTCAAGCTGGTATCAGGTAGACACTTAAATGAAAATGACCAAAACAAAATCCTTGTTCACGAGGAGTTTGCAAAACTAAATAACCTTAAACTAGGCGACAAAGTCAAGTTGAGTAAGGCGGAATTTAACCAGGAGCAGATGTACCCTGAAAGAAATGAGAACGACGGGGTAGAATTGTATACGAACGAAAAAACTCAGGAGTCAAACCAACAAAATAATTTACACCACAAATCCAAAACAACGCAAAATATGACTACTGAGCCAATTGACTACGAAATCGTAGGAATTTTCACAGGGGAAACTTTAGAAAATTTCACGGGTACATCTGCTGATATTAGTCAAAACCATGTGTTTACAGATTTTCATTCTGCCCAGAGCTTAAGTGCTCATGAATCTAATGAAAAAGAAGGGGACGCTAAGTCAAGCGAGAGGGCAAGTACTGTAAGAGTATTTGCGAAAGATGCTGCGGAATTAGATAGTCTGTATGCTAAAGTGCAAGAAGCCCTTAAAGATAATAAGAATGTAAAACTAGTTAAAGATGCTAACAGTGTATCTGATGTCTTAGATTCTATAGCTGTAGTAGAGCAGATAGTCTTGATTATGAGCCTAGCAATTTTCTTTGGTGGTATTTTAGTCCTAAGTTTATTACTATTGCTATGGTTGCGTGAGAGGATTCATGAGGTAGCTATTTTGCTAAGCGTAGGTAAGAGTAAATCTGAAATTATTTATCAATTTTTACTAGAGTTATTCGTACTGTATATACCTACAATTGTCATTAGTACATTGCTCTCTGCTTTTACTACACAATGGATGTGGAAAGCATTCATAGCAGATGAAGTTTCAGCGAGCGAGTCTATAATGAATGCAGGTTTAGGAAATAATTTATGGCTGAACACTTTAATTACTTATGGGGTTCTATGCCTGATATTAGTAATTGCAGTTTTGATAAGTTCATTCTTCATATTGAAGAAGAAACCAAGAGAATTATTAGATGAAATTATTTAA
- a CDS encoding ABC transporter permease gives MFKNAFAYVTKKKVKTLVLFLIIMLMATLCLTGLSIKSATDEAAKETFKNISNSFNMQINRRTNQGTARGAGNLKSGDIDKIANLPGVEKHLRRMSAVADLVDMERVETENTLANLDEHKKKYFGQAVMVTGVNDSSVEDKFNSGALQLKEGRHITPEDKNVVLLHESLMKKNNLKLGDKIKLKGNPYDADNVKQSSETTEVTIIGVFGGDNQGQVTYALELNDNIVISDLTTSNTLYDTDAETANYMDATFFLKGGENLDKVMAEAKKQSINWDSYTLFKSESNFPVLQESINGIYGFARTMFVGSLIFSGLVITLILFLWLNARKKEVAVLLSIGRSKLQIIGQFISEVLIISVFSFTGAYFLSKYTVNGFANGAIRHATKSITKKLGQAAAQSNLGGGAEAEGFNKTISELNVAVDPSHMMYVVIIGIVVLVLAVLLASYKIMKSRAIELLTDIK, from the coding sequence ATGTTTAAAAATGCATTTGCTTATGTAACAAAGAAAAAAGTTAAAACACTTGTACTGTTTTTGATAATTATGTTAATGGCAACTTTGTGCTTAACAGGTTTATCTATAAAATCAGCTACTGATGAAGCTGCAAAAGAGACTTTTAAAAATATTAGTAATAGCTTTAACATGCAAATTAATAGAAGGACAAATCAAGGTACAGCAAGAGGTGCAGGTAACTTGAAGTCTGGAGATATAGATAAAATTGCTAATTTACCAGGAGTTGAAAAGCACTTGCGTAGAATGAGTGCAGTTGCAGACTTGGTAGATATGGAGAGAGTTGAAACTGAGAATACTTTAGCCAACCTAGATGAGCATAAGAAAAAATATTTTGGCCAAGCAGTAATGGTTACTGGTGTTAATGACTCCTCTGTAGAAGATAAATTCAATTCAGGTGCCTTGCAACTTAAAGAAGGACGTCATATAACTCCAGAAGACAAAAATGTTGTCTTATTACACGAAAGCTTAATGAAGAAAAACAATCTTAAATTAGGAGATAAGATTAAGCTAAAAGGTAATCCTTACGATGCCGATAATGTTAAACAATCTTCAGAGACTACAGAGGTTACAATCATTGGTGTTTTTGGTGGAGATAATCAAGGACAAGTAACTTATGCCTTAGAGCTAAATGACAATATTGTTATTTCAGACTTGACAACCAGTAATACTTTATACGATACAGACGCAGAAACAGCTAATTATATGGACGCTACATTCTTCTTGAAGGGCGGAGAAAACCTAGACAAAGTAATGGCAGAAGCTAAGAAACAAAGTATCAATTGGGATAGCTATACTCTATTCAAGAGTGAAAGCAACTTCCCAGTATTGCAAGAATCAATCAATGGAATTTATGGATTCGCGAGAACAATGTTCGTAGGATCTCTAATCTTCTCAGGATTGGTAATAACCTTGATCTTATTCTTGTGGTTGAACGCTCGTAAGAAAGAAGTTGCCGTCCTACTAAGTATTGGTAGAAGCAAACTACAAATCATCGGACAGTTTATATCCGAAGTACTTATCATTAGTGTGTTTAGTTTCACCGGAGCATATTTCTTGTCTAAGTACACAGTCAATGGATTTGCAAATGGAGCAATCCGCCATGCTACTAAATCTATCACTAAGAAGCTAGGCCAAGCAGCAGCTCAATCTAACTTAGGTGGAGGTGCCGAGGCTGAAGGATTCAACAAGACTATAAGTGAACTTAATGTTGCGGTAGATCCAAGTCATATGATGTATGTTGTGATTATAGGTATTGTAGTTTTGGTATTGGCAGTATTGCTAGCAAGTTATAAAATAATGAAGAGTAGAGCAATCGAACTATTGACTGATATTAAATAG
- a CDS encoding MGDG synthase family glycosyltransferase: MENRAKKKILILSSGTGSGHNRAAEAIIEAWEAKGMECKMYDILSFFSEKARETIINMYNGAVNSLAEGWGILYRTAEITDKISFFAPTYWFNSTYAKKLYEHIKKEKYDAVVCTHMFSMETVTKLKREGYLKIPTFAVITDYAMYPFVAKTDVDYYFVSCPEVKAAFLEHDFSEDRIIVSGIPVSAKFSADLSKEEARKQLNLPVEDDVYLIMMGGTGFGNANELTDSILKKSPKAYIVVFTGNNSKLKKEFEEEYSGSENVIALGFTDKVHLYMRAGDVLLTKPGGLSSTEACVANIPLVHTRAIPGLETDNLEYFIKKGMSATADSAEGFAELAYKLINDKVAATTMRKAQTENTNADSAKDIAEFILEKVQ; encoded by the coding sequence TTGGAAAATAGAGCAAAAAAGAAAATTTTAATCTTGTCTAGTGGTACAGGTAGTGGGCACAATAGAGCGGCTGAAGCTATTATTGAAGCCTGGGAAGCCAAAGGCATGGAATGCAAAATGTATGATATTCTGAGCTTCTTCAGCGAAAAAGCCAGAGAGACGATCATTAATATGTACAACGGTGCAGTTAATAGTCTGGCAGAAGGCTGGGGAATCCTCTACAGAACCGCAGAAATAACTGACAAGATTTCTTTCTTTGCGCCAACTTACTGGTTTAATAGTACATACGCTAAGAAATTGTATGAACATATTAAGAAAGAAAAATACGATGCGGTTGTTTGCACGCATATGTTCTCTATGGAAACAGTTACTAAGTTGAAAAGAGAAGGATATTTAAAAATCCCAACTTTTGCAGTAATTACCGACTATGCTATGTACCCATTTGTGGCAAAAACTGATGTTGATTATTATTTTGTATCTTGTCCGGAGGTCAAAGCAGCTTTTCTTGAGCACGATTTCTCTGAAGATAGGATTATTGTTTCAGGAATTCCAGTTTCAGCTAAATTTAGTGCAGACTTAAGTAAGGAAGAGGCAAGAAAGCAATTGAACTTGCCAGTAGAAGATGACGTCTACCTAATCATGATGGGTGGTACAGGATTTGGAAATGCGAATGAACTAACAGACAGTATTTTGAAAAAGTCCCCGAAAGCTTATATTGTCGTTTTCACTGGTAATAATTCTAAGCTCAAAAAAGAATTTGAAGAAGAATATTCAGGTTCAGAAAATGTAATTGCTTTAGGCTTCACAGACAAAGTTCATTTGTATATGCGAGCTGGAGATGTTTTGCTTACAAAGCCAGGAGGTTTAAGTAGTACTGAAGCCTGTGTAGCAAATATTCCTTTGGTACACACTCGTGCAATACCAGGTCTAGAGACAGATAATTTAGAATATTTCATAAAAAAAGGTATGAGTGCGACTGCAGATAGTGCAGAAGGTTTTGCAGAACTAGCATACAAATTAATTAACGATAAAGTGGCTGCGACAACTATGCGCAAAGCTCAGACTGAAAATACTAATGCTGATTCGGCTAAAGATATTGCTGAGTTTATTTTGGAGAAGGTGCAGTAG
- a CDS encoding response regulator transcription factor, with protein MNILVVEDEKIILDGICEYLESLGYICIKAPDGQMAIEKFQNNKIDMLLLDVMLPIKNGLEVLKVVRENSKIPVLMLTALGDDETMIKSFDLLVDGYITKPFSLAVLGKRIEAIKKRYYTETEIWVYEDVRVNFSAFEATYKGQEVKLTTKEFEVLRLLCQNENQVLSRSQILDHIWEDVDDAPIDRIVDAYIKELRKKLNLDCIKTIKNVGYVLQRK; from the coding sequence ATGAATATCTTAGTTGTAGAAGATGAGAAGATTATTCTAGATGGTATTTGTGAATATTTAGAGAGTCTAGGGTATATTTGCATCAAGGCTCCTGATGGACAAATGGCTATTGAGAAGTTTCAAAACAACAAGATAGACATGCTGCTTCTTGATGTTATGCTCCCTATCAAGAATGGTCTGGAAGTCCTGAAGGTTGTGCGAGAAAATAGCAAGATTCCGGTATTGATGTTGACCGCTCTTGGTGATGATGAAACTATGATCAAGAGCTTTGACCTACTTGTTGATGGTTATATTACTAAGCCTTTTTCTCTAGCAGTTCTTGGCAAAAGAATAGAGGCTATTAAGAAACGCTACTATACCGAGACAGAAATTTGGGTTTATGAAGATGTTAGGGTTAATTTTTCTGCTTTTGAAGCAACTTACAAGGGTCAAGAAGTTAAGCTAACTACCAAGGAATTTGAAGTTTTGCGCTTGCTTTGTCAGAACGAAAATCAAGTCTTAAGTCGTAGCCAGATCTTGGATCACATTTGGGAAGATGTAGATGATGCGCCTATAGATAGAATTGTTGATGCCTATATAAAAGAGTTACGCAAAAAGTTAAATTTAGATTGCATTAAGACTATAAAAAATGTAGGTTATGTATTACAACGAAAGTAA
- a CDS encoding gamma-glutamylcyclotransferase family protein: MSIDKFKGKKIYIAYGSNLHVEQMQERCKEAELLGVATLQDHCLEYKGEPGRAYLTIAPSIGEFLPVAVWLTSAADELALDEYEDYPELYYKTSYQVKLDKVFPEFAQDFKQGDTINAYTYVMQDDKVPARPTDEYIEICKAGYDNFGFDKKILDEALVKLR, from the coding sequence ATGTCTATTGACAAATTTAAAGGCAAGAAAATATACATAGCTTACGGTAGTAACCTGCATGTTGAGCAAATGCAAGAACGCTGTAAGGAGGCAGAGTTGTTAGGAGTAGCAACTCTCCAAGATCACTGCTTAGAGTACAAGGGAGAACCTGGCAGAGCATACCTTACAATTGCTCCATCTATAGGTGAATTTTTGCCCGTGGCCGTGTGGCTAACTAGTGCTGCAGATGAACTAGCTCTAGATGAGTATGAGGATTATCCTGAGCTTTATTACAAGACATCCTACCAGGTAAAACTTGATAAAGTATTTCCTGAATTTGCTCAAGACTTCAAACAAGGAGATACCATCAATGCCTACACCTATGTTATGCAAGATGATAAAGTTCCAGCACGACCAACTGATGAATATATTGAAATTTGTAAAGCCGGATATGATAATTTTGGCTTTGATAAGAAAATCTTAGATGAAGCTTTAGTGAAACTAAGGTAG
- the thyA gene encoding thymidylate synthase yields the protein MSRADELFVRDCRRILDEGYEQNSGETRARWADDGSPAYTKKICSVVNRYNLQEEFPIQTIRPINYKAAIDEILWIWQKKSNVVSELNSKIWNQWEKEDGTIGKAYGYQLGRVHKYPEGEFDQVDRVLYLLKNNPDSRRILTSMYNFDDLNEMALYPCAYGMMFNVFGNKLNGILQQRSQDMLVANGWNVVQYAALIHMFAQVSGLEAGELVHVISDAHIYDRHFEIVEEVIEREQYPAPKLWINPEVKDFYDFTVDDFVLEDYKHGERVRKIPVAE from the coding sequence ATGAGTAGGGCGGATGAATTATTTGTTAGAGATTGTAGACGCATTTTAGACGAAGGTTATGAGCAAAATTCAGGTGAAACTAGAGCTCGTTGGGCAGATGATGGCTCACCAGCTTATACCAAGAAAATATGCTCTGTAGTAAATAGATACAACTTACAAGAAGAGTTCCCAATCCAAACAATTAGACCAATTAATTATAAGGCTGCTATTGACGAGATTTTGTGGATTTGGCAAAAGAAATCTAATGTAGTTTCAGAATTAAATAGTAAAATTTGGAATCAATGGGAAAAAGAGGATGGCACTATTGGTAAGGCTTACGGCTACCAGTTAGGACGAGTACATAAGTATCCAGAAGGTGAATTCGATCAGGTCGATAGAGTCTTATATCTTTTGAAAAACAACCCTGATAGTAGAAGAATTCTGACTTCTATGTATAACTTTGATGACTTAAACGAGATGGCTCTATACCCATGTGCATACGGTATGATGTTTAATGTTTTTGGGAACAAGCTTAATGGTATACTGCAGCAAAGATCTCAAGATATGTTAGTTGCTAATGGTTGGAATGTTGTCCAATATGCAGCTTTGATACATATGTTTGCTCAGGTAAGTGGGCTTGAAGCAGGTGAGTTGGTGCATGTTATTTCTGATGCACATATCTATGACAGACATTTCGAGATTGTAGAAGAAGTTATAGAGCGAGAGCAATATCCAGCACCTAAGTTGTGGATTAATCCTGAGGTAAAAGATTTCTACGATTTCACAGTTGATGACTTCGTTTTAGAAGATTACAAGCATGGCGAAAGAGTACGTAAGATTCCAGTGGCAGAGTAG
- a CDS encoding IS3 family transposase — translation MGKETTITKVRQLADYQTIDYFKDLGYSISKLCEILGISRSSYYKNRHRVKAEKEIQDELLCNLIKEYHSTFDGILGYRRMTIFINRLNQKSYSSGYIHRLMKLMGISARIRRKKINRKSIKPEYTKENILARDFKADLPNQKWLTDVTEFSIAGESKKLYLSPIMDLYDKSIIEYEISFRNNNQLVFSMFDRAIKKHPTAKPIFHSDRGFQYTGRIFKSKLENAGMIQSMSRVGKCIDNGPMEAFFGTLKSEMFYDKKFNSLEELKTSIEKYIKFYNEKRYQKNLECMTPIEYRYHAS, via the coding sequence ATTGGAAAGGAAACTACAATCACGAAAGTAAGGCAATTAGCAGACTATCAAACCATAGATTACTTCAAAGATCTTGGATATTCAATAAGCAAGTTATGCGAAATATTAGGAATATCAAGGAGTAGTTACTACAAAAATAGACATAGAGTCAAAGCAGAAAAAGAAATACAAGATGAACTCCTATGCAATCTCATAAAAGAATACCACTCAACATTTGATGGTATTCTAGGATACCGTAGAATGACAATTTTCATAAACAGACTTAATCAAAAATCCTACTCATCAGGCTACATACATAGGCTAATGAAGCTAATGGGTATATCTGCAAGAATACGCAGAAAGAAAATAAACAGAAAAAGTATAAAACCAGAATACACCAAAGAAAATATACTAGCCAGAGACTTTAAAGCAGACCTACCAAATCAAAAATGGTTAACAGATGTAACAGAATTTTCAATAGCAGGCGAATCTAAAAAACTCTATTTAAGTCCAATAATGGATTTATACGATAAAAGCATAATAGAATATGAAATATCATTTAGAAACAACAATCAACTAGTATTTAGCATGTTTGATAGGGCCATCAAGAAACACCCTACAGCTAAACCAATATTTCATAGTGACAGAGGATTTCAATACACTGGACGTATATTTAAATCTAAACTAGAGAATGCTGGAATGATACAAAGTATGTCTAGAGTAGGTAAATGCATTGATAATGGTCCAATGGAAGCATTTTTTGGAACGTTAAAATCCGAAATGTTCTATGATAAGAAATTTAACTCATTAGAAGAATTAAAGACAAGCATAGAAAAATATATCAAATTTTACAACGAAAAAAGATATCAAAAAAATTTAGAATGCATGACACCAATTGAGTATAGATATCATGCATCCTAA